The Dermochelys coriacea isolate rDerCor1 chromosome 7, rDerCor1.pri.v4, whole genome shotgun sequence sequence AGCCCAACTTGAGTGAAGGAGGGGGATTTTGCTGGATAGGGAATGGTCTATCATAGCTGGTGTCTGTGAGCCCACAACTAGATCAGGGGCACATTCTCTTTTGCGGGACACAGAAGTGTCTGTCTCAGAGGGGAGTCGAGAGAGGGAAATCCAAACAGACTCTAAGGGGGGACAGGAGGGTCTGCCCACCTTTTCTAGGAAGGATTTTACCCAGGAGGAGGGTGAAGGATCGGCATCTTAAATGCTAGATCCCTCACCTGTGGATCAGGTTTTAGAGGGAAGATTGGTGGTCAAATCTCCTGTAGGTGATAGTCCACCCAGCTGACGTTTTGGGAACAGACGAAGGGGATAACTGAAGGATCGTACGTATCCAAAGCACTTCATTGAAAGATGTTGTTCTTGCTACGCTTGTAATAGATAACACTTTATCTTCAAGGCAGGTAAAGGAAAGACTTTGCATTTGGAAAGCATCACAAGCTGTTGTAACGCAACACAAAGATATTCCAGAGAGAGTGGCTCAGGGCAGGCATGGTTGCAGTGTACCCTTTCCTTgccaaaagccaaaacaaaaaactgaattGAGAGCCTTCTCCAAACAGAAATCTGTATCTGAATCCCTACCATGGTACACAAAGGAGTTGGGAAATGCAGTAGACCCTGAACAAGTTAAATTCTGCGAACAGAGTCTGTTTGTCATAAATTGGCTCTTAATCTTGTGTCTTTCCCTACTTCATCTATGAGTCAAGACAATGGACCTGATGAGATGGACAAACTCTGAAAATGTGTAATATAGCtgattttctggaaaaaaaatatgatgCGTCTCAGGCTGAGAGCTTGGCGCAGTAGCAAGAGCTTAACAGACCTAAACTGCTCACACCTCACAGCATTGGTGGCTACATGCTCCACCAGCAACTCCTTCCAGGGCCACCGGAAAGGTAAAAGATCAAATTCATGCCGAGATAAAAAGCATGTTGGACGTAGGGTGATTAAGTGCCTGGGCTTCCCCTGTAGTCTTACTCCCCAAAAAGGATGACACTGTAAGATTTTTCTGTAGAAGATAGGAAACTCTGCTGTCACTGTAACATATGCATATCCCATTCCCAAGACGACGagcaggaggcgccacaccgGGGAGTTGTCGCTTTGCTATgagtggtggagaatgtgggcataaACCATCACCCTGATACAAGGAAAAGGACAAGGACTGTGGGACTAGTGCCCATATCAGAGGCTTGAGGAACTGAATGTGGAGAAAACGATGGACTATTAATGGAGAGCCTGTGTGGCCCGGCTCGCCAAGCAGGAAGCGGGACTGCTTCAGCTGCAGCGCGGGAGGGCACATAGACCTCATCGAGGGCCAGGCACCTGGGACTGAAGGCCAGTGCCAGGGCCTAAAGAATGGTTCGCCTGTGGGCAACAGGGAAACTACCGAAGGGACTGCCCCTACCGAGTTGGGGCACAGATACCTCACCTGGACAAGGAAGGACCTGAGAGAGCAACCCCTGTGAGGATAACAGGGGGCCCCGAACATGTTTGTCTTGTAGGAAACCGGAGCACATGAAGAGGGAGTGCCCTCAGGGGACTCACAAGGCCCAGGCTAGGCCTGAGAAGGACAAAGGAAGGCACTTCCTGTACCACAAGGGCGGCCAAGGAAGATGGCCTTGCCACCAGAAAAGGAAGGGCAGGATAAAGGATCGGGTTGCATACAAAACTGCACCGAAGGAAGCAGGGGTGAGGACAAGGGCCCTGGAACGGAGAGGGTCTAGGGCAGAGGGTAATccacgcggggggggggcacagtggAGATCCAAAACAGCAAGGGAAACCCATGGGGGAGCTGAGGCAAGCTACAGTTGGTACCCTTCAGGAGGAAAGCCAGTTGCTCCTTCCGCTGGAGAGCCTGCGGCAGGAAAGGATGTCCTGTGGGCCCATCTGAGGGAGAAACGAGGCATGTAGAACACTTCTCGCCCACAGTGGGGGATATTGAGACGGGGTGTGTGTAGCGGTCCAGTCCTGAAGGAGTTAAAACAGACATGTGAGCGGGCTGCACTGAGAAGGTTGCAGCTGCGAAAAGGACTGAAAGCAGCTGTGTGAatagctaattcccaagacaatcAACAGGAGGTGCCACACCGGTGAGTCTTGGCTTTATTTAAAAGCTCCAAATCAATTTTCCAAGcaagggctctgtcaagcctgaccttaaaaaaactctaaggaaggagattacaccacctccctagttatTCCAGGGCtttatcaccctcctagtgaaaaagtttttcctaatatccaacctaaacctcgccCACCGCAACTTGAGTCAATtattcctttttctgtcatctgctatcactgagaacaattTAGATCCTTCCTTTTGGaacaccctttcaggtagttgaaagcagctgtccaATCCGCCCTCATTCGTCTCATCTGCAGTCACaaccgccaactcctttagcaccctcagattaAGTGCATCCAGTGCCATGGACTTGTGCtggtccagtttttctaaatagtcccgaaccacttctttctccgcAGAGGGCGACCAcgtcctccccatgctgtgcttcccagtggagcagtctgggagctgaccttgttcgtgaagacagaggccaaaaagcattgagtacattagctttttccacatcctctgtcactaggttgcctccctcattcagtacgGGGCCCATagtttccttgactttcttcttgttctcAAGATACCtgaagtatcagagtagcagccgtgttagtctgtattcgcaaaaagaaaaaggagtacttgtggcaccttagagactaacaaatttattagagcataagctttcgtgagctacagctcacttcatcggatgcatttggtggaaaaaacagaagagagatttatatacacacacacagagaacatgaaacaatgggtttatcatacacactgtaaggagagtgatcacttaagataagccatcaccaacagcgggggggggaaggaggaaaacctttcatggtgacaagcaaggtaggctaattccagcagttaacaagaatatcagaggaacggtgggggggtggggtgggagggagaaataccatggggaaatagttttactttgtgtaataactcatccactcccagtctctattcaagcctaagttaattgtatccagtttgcaaattaattccaattcagcagactctcgttggagtctgtttttgaagcttttttgttgaagtatagccacttttaggtctgtgatcgagtgatcagagagattgaagtgttctccaactggtttttgaatgttataattcttgacgtctgatttgtgtccattcattcttttacgtagagactgtccagtttggccaatgtacatggcagaggggcattgctggcacatgatggcatatatcacattggtagatgcgcaggtgaacgagcctctgatagtgtggctgatgtgattaggccctatgatggtatcccctgaatagatatgtggacagagttggcaacgggctttgttgcaaggataggttcctgggttagtggttctgttgtgtggtgtgtggttgctggtgagtatttgcttcagattggggggctgtctgtaagcaaggactggtctgtctcccaagatctgtgagagtgatgggtcgtccttcaggataggttgtagatccttgatgatgcgttggagaggttttagttgggggctgaaggtgatggctagtggcgttctgttgttttctttgttgggcctgtcctgtagtaggtgactactgggtactgcttccgccgacgtgcacgagctgaaattgtggaaaagcagcatcgcttaccccataacctcagctatgcagaacacagtgccatccatagcctcagaaacaattctgacatcataatcaaaaaggctgacaaaggaggtgctgtcatcatcatgaataggttggagtatgaacaagatgctactaggcagctctccaacaccactttctacaagccattaccatctgatcccactgagagttaccaaaagaaactacagcatttgctcaagaaactccctgaaaaagcacaagaacaaatccgcatagacacacccctggagccccgacctggggtattctatctgctacccaagatccataaacctggaaatccttgatgccccatcatctcaggcattggcaccctgacagcaggattgtctggctatgtagactccctcctcaggcccttcgttaccagcactcccagctatcttcgagacaccactgacttcctgaggaaactacagtccattggtgatcttcctaaaaacaccatcctagccactatggatgtagaagccctctacaccaacattccacacaaagatggactacaagccgtcaggaacagtatccccgatactgtcacggctaacctggtggctgaactttgtgactttgtcctgacccataactatttcacatttggtgacaatgtataccttcaaatcagcggcactgcgatgggtacccgcatggccccacagtatgccaacatttttatggctgacttagaacaacgcttcctcagctctcgtcccctaatgcccctactctacttgcgctacattgatgacatcttcatcatctggacccatggaaaagaagctcttgagaaattccaccatgatttcaacaatttccatcccaccatcaacctcagcctggaccagtccacacaagagatccacttcctggacactacggtgctaataagcgatggtcacataaacactaccctatatcggaaacctactgaccgctattcctatctacatgcctctagctttcatccagatcataccacttgatccattgtctacagccaagcgctacgatataaccgcatttgctccaacccctcaggcagagacaaacacctacaagatctctatcatgcattcctacaactacaatacccacctgctgaagtgaagaaacagattgacagagccagaagagtacccagaagtcacctacccttcttgttattcttaacatcccttgctagctgaaaatccaagtgtgatttggccttcctgatttaaTTCCTGCCTGCCTAAGCAATATAtttgtcatttgtccaatcttccacgtattgtcagcttcttttttgtgtttacgATCAGCAAAGTTAAGGTTTGTTTCTGCAACCTCAAAAAGGATTCttaaaaatacagccagttctcctggattcttttccccttcatgttattctcccagtagatcctgtccatcagttccctgagggagttaaagtctgcttttctgaaatctagggttcgtattctgctgctttcctttcttccttctgtcaggatcctgaactcgactgtcactgcctcccaggttcccattcacttttgcttctcctactaattcttcccagtttgtgaggaGCAGGTTGTTGCATATTGCTTGTTGAACCTcgtctgatttcttttggcccaatcctctaacctcgctggcacctgaccacaatgaccaatgaggagacaagataaactttcaaagctggagggagggtaaaacaaagggtctgtgtgtgatgcttttgccggggacagaacaggaatggagtcttagaacttagtaagtaacctagctagatatgcgttagattatgatttctttaaatggctgaaaaattagactgtgctgaatagaatgaatattcttgtctgtgtgtctttcttgtaacttaaggttttgcctagagggattctctatgttttgaatctaattaccctgtaaggtatttaccatcctgagtttacagaggtgattctttttacattttcttatattaaaattctttttgtaagaaatttgaatgcttttttcatttttcttaagatccaagggtttgggtctgtggtcacctatgcaaattggtgaggatttttatcaagcctttcccaggcagggggtgcaaggttttggtgaggatttggggggggaagacgttcccaaacaacgttttcccagtaaacccagtcgaacgtttggtggtggcagtggaagtccaagggcaaagggtaaaatagtttgtaccttggggaagttttaacctaggctggtaaaagtaagcttaggaggttttcatgcaggtccccacatctgtaccctagagttcagagtggggaaggaaccttgacaagggggCGGGAACAAGCACAGCCAAGAGCCCCGCCCTCTGCTAATGGCCTTTTGCAGGCAActgagcctggagcccccccaaGGACACAGAGGAGGGGCAACcacaggggaggggacagggcagtgTAATGGCAGACTCTGCCTCCCCAACCAGTAGCCTGGGAGCTAGGGGCAACTCAGGGCTAGACACAAGTCCCCCAGGACATCCCCACCCCCGCACTCTGAGCAGGGGGCCTCTGCCAGGTGCAGAGCCACACTCTGGCTCAGTCCCTCCTGCTGGAGCCCCCAGCACCGGGGCAGGAGGCAACGCAGCCCAAGCTCTTCCCCAGCTGCCTACATCCCATGGCAGGGcagcccccaccttctgcccaACCACTCCCACATTGGGCAGCCAGCCAGGTCAGGCTctagcagagctgtgggggtggcgatGGGCACACGGTGGGCGCTGGCAAAGGCACAGGGCAGAGACACTCACTCTCCCTTGATCTCACTGCAGGTGCCCGAGGGGCCCGAGTACACAATGGCCTGGCTGTCATGGAAGATGAGGTATTGGCGGCAGAACTTCACGCTCTCGGCTCTCTCCAGGTCCTGCTGAGACCACTCTGGAAGGAGAGGGCAGTCAGCTGCTGCCTGCCCCAGACAGGCACTGCTCCCCTCTCCTTTGGCCTTAGAGCAAAGATACCAGATGAGATGGCCTGTGTACAGAGCAGGGCACCTTGCCTGCCTGCACTCCTGGCACTTTCTATGTTACCTGCAAACAGGCAGGGCTTGTGGCTAAGGCAGGAacttaggactcaggagatcagggTTCAACCCCAGCTCTGTGTGATCCTGGCCCAGGCCCTTATGGCTTGATGGTCAAGTGCACTTAGCACTTTGCAGCTGGGACGGGGGACGCTTCTGAAAATTAGCTGTCACTGtctgggcctcagctccccagctggcaCATGGGGACAGCCTTACGTAAGTCAAGCTTACGTCCCAGGAAGCTGGGGCCAGCCCCATCTGGGCACACTTCTCCCACCTCTCCAGTTCGAGAAAGGGAGCAAGTCACATGGCAATGGGCAGGTCCCAAGGCTCAGTCAGGCCTCTGAGTGGAGAGAAGACAGAAGCCTGGAGAGCCGGGAGCAGTGGCTCAGGAAGCAGGGCTGGTCAGGTTAGGGAAGCCATGCGGAGGGCCGCGAAATCCTTAACTGGGGAAGGCCGGGACTGGAGATGCTGTGGGATGCTGCTGTGACAAGTGCAGAGGGAGTTGCGGAGTCTCTGCTGACTGTAAGGGAGGGGACTGTAGGTAACAGACAGGCAGCACAGCGCCAGGTGCTCTCTGCTACAACAGAGCATCCCATCATGCACTGCTTCTTCTTTGGAGCCAGCTGCAGGGATGGGAGGGCTGAGCCCAAGCCCAGGGAGCCTACCCAGGAGATGGCATGCTGATCCGATGGGACCCAACAGCCACAAATCCCTTCACTCATGTGAAGAGCCCCAAGCAGGATCTTGGGGTGGTTTCCTCCGAGACTGATTCTTGGCAAGCAGACAGCCTAGGCCCATTGCCTCACCTcagagatggggaactgggggGCTTCCCAGGGCAAGGCCGAACCAGAGTTAGGAACAATGCAGCTGCCCTCTGCCCCCGGGGCCCCTCTGCCCTCCGCTCTCTCCgcactggggcagaggggcttgGAACGCGCGGGGCGCAGCGGGGTCGGTACCTGTATAGACATTGCAGTATTTGCCCCCATACCGAGTGGTGACCTCGGGCCCGATACAGGCACTGCAGAGCGAGGGGCACTGGCTGAGCTCGCGGTACAGCGCCGCTATCTCTTCCGGGCTCCTCAGCACCTGCGCAGGAACGGCTTGTCAGCACAGGGAGGCTGGAAGGGGGCGCCGCGCCAGGCACCGCGCAGCCGGGCAGGAAAGGACCAGGGCAGCGGGGAGTTCGcggg is a genomic window containing:
- the LOC119858561 gene encoding acylamino-acid-releasing enzyme-like isoform X1 gives rise to the protein MESPVLRSPEEIAALYRELSQCPSLCSACIGPEVTTRYGGKYCNVYTEWSQQDLERAESVKFCRQYLIFHDSQAIVYSGPSGTCSEIKGETLDMRLARGYPRWMEALMDHTNELLF
- the LOC119858561 gene encoding acylamino-acid-releasing enzyme-like isoform X3, producing MESPVLRSPEEIAALYRELSQCPSLCSACIGPEVTTRYGGKYCNVYTEWSQQDLERAESVKFCRQYLIFHDSQAIVYSGPSGTCSEIKGEFFHCKD
- the LOC119858561 gene encoding acylamino-acid-releasing enzyme-like isoform X5, which gives rise to MESPVLRSPEEIAALYRELSQCPSLCSACIGPEVTTRYGGKYCNVYTEWSQQDLERAESVKFCRQYLIFHDSQAIVYSGPSGTCSEIKGENTL
- the LOC119858561 gene encoding acylamino-acid-releasing enzyme-like isoform X2; the protein is MGANTAMSIQAKGEGSSACLGQAAADCPLLPEWSQQDLERAESVKFCRQYLIFHDSQAIVYSGPSGTCSEIKGETLDMRLARGYPRWMEALMDHTNELLF
- the LOC119858561 gene encoding acylamino-acid-releasing enzyme-like isoform X4, which gives rise to MESPVLRSPEEIAALYRELSQCPSLCSACIGPEVTTRYGGKYCNVYTEWSQQDLERAESVKFCRQYLIFHDSQAIVYSGPSGTCSEIKGECQRG